CGCGCCGCAGTGGCCAGGCATGAAAAGATCAAGCACACCCTCGATGGCCTGTCCGACTCGGAAGTGATGGACAAGCTCGGCCATACGGGTGTGTTCCCCGAAGGCCGTTTCTTCCCCGACACCTACCGCTTCGTGCGCGGCATGAGCGATGTCGAGCTGCTGCAGCAGGCTTACATGCGCCTGGATGAAGTGCTGGCCAAGGAGTGGGCCGAGCGCACCACCGACCTGCCGTACCGTGACCCCTACCAGGCGCTGATCATGGCCTCGCTGGTGGAGAAGGAGACCGGTATTCCCCAGGAGCGCGGGCAGATTGCCGGCGTGTTCGTGCGCCGCATGCGCCTGGGCATGATGCTGCAGACCGACCCGACGGTAATCTACGGCATGGGCGAACGCTACAACGGCAAGATCACCCGTGCCGACCTGCGCGAGCCGACCCCCTACAACACCTACACCATGACCGGGCTGCCACCGACACCGATCGCCATGGTCGGTCGCGAGGCAATCCATGCCGCGCTGAACCCGAGTGACGGCAGCAGCCTGTACTTCGTCGCCCGTGGCGACGGCAGCCATGTGTTCTCCGATGATCTGGACGACCATAACAGCGCGGTGCGTGAGTTCCAGCTCAAGCGCCGTGCGGACTACCGTTCCAGCCCCGCGCCGCAAGGCCAGCCACCCGCGAGCGAGTCGATGGCGCCCGAGCCAGAGGGCGTGGAGTCGGCGCCCGCGGACGAACCCGCAGCTTCTGCCGATCAATCCGTGCCGGCCGATGCGCCAGCACCCGACAAACAGTAAGGAACGCCTGTGAGCGGTTTGTTTATCACCCTGGAAGGCCCCGAAGGCGCGGGCAAGAGCACCAATCGCGAATACCTGGCGGCGCGCCTGCGCGAGCAGGGTGTCGACGTGGTCATGACCCGCGAGCCTGGGGGCACGCCGCTGGCCGAGCGTATCCGCGAACTGCTGCTGGCACCCAGCGAAGAAACCATGGCGGTCGACACCGAACTGCTGTTGATGTTTGCGGCCCGCGCCCAGCACCTGGCGCAGGTCATCCGCCCGGCCCTGGCGCGTGGCGCGGTGGTGCTGTGCGACCGCTTCACCGACGCTACCTACGCCTACCAGGGCGGGGGGCGTGGCCTGCCGGTGGCGCGTATCGCCATCCTCGAATCCTTTGTCCAGGGCGAGTTGCGCCCGGACCTGACCCTGGTGTTCGACCTGCCAGTGGAAGTCGGCCTGGCCCGTGCCGCGGCCCGCGGTCGCCTCGACCGTTTCGAGCAGGAAGGCCAGGCCTTCTTCGAAGCGGTGCGCCAAGCCTACCTGCAGCGTGCCGGCCAGCAGCCGCAACGCTATAGCCTGTTGGACGCCGCGCAACCGCTGGAGGCCGTCCAGCGTGCCATCGACGCGCTGCTGCCGGGCATCCTGGAGCGCTGCCGTGGCTGAAGCCTACCCCTGGCAGCAGGCGCTCTGGCAGCAGTTGGCCGGCCGTGCCCAGCACGCTCACGCCTACCTGCTGCACGGGCCCCAGGGCATCGGCAAGCGCGCCCTCGCTGAACGGCTGATGGCGCGTCTGTTGTGCCAGCAGCCACAAGGGCTGGATGCCTGCGGGCAATGCAAGGCGTGCCTGTTGCTCAAGGCGGGCAGCCACCCGGACAATTTCGTGCTGGAGCCCGAAGAGGCCGACAAGCCGATCAAGATCGACCAGGTGCGCGAGCTGGTTTCGTTCGTGGTCCAGACAGCCCAGCAAGGCGGGCGCAAGGTGGTGCTGATCGAGCCGGTCGAGGCGATGAACATCAACGCTTCCAACGCCTTGCTAAAGAGTCTTGAAGAGCCCTCGGGCGATACCGTGCTACTGCTGGTCAGCCATCAGCCCAGCCGGTTGTTGCCGACCATCAAGAGTCGCTGCCAGCAGGTTGCCTGCCCTCAACCCAGCCTTGCCCAAAGCCGCGCCTGGCTGGCCGGCGCCCTGGCCGACAACAGCGAGGAGGAGCGCGAGGAGTTGCTCACCCTTGCCGCCGGCTCGCCGCTGATGGCCGTCAGCTTGCAGGCACAAGGCGTGCGTGAACAGCGCGCACTGGTCACCGAGGGGGTGAAGAAGCTGCTCAAGCAGCAGCAATCCCCCAGCCAGTTGGCCGAGGCCTGGAATGCAGTACCCTTGCTGCTGCTGTTCGATTGGTTCTGCGACTGGTCGCACCTTATCCTGCGCTACCAATTGACCCAGGACGAAGAAGGGTTAGGCTTGGCTGACATGCGCAAGGTGCTGCAATACCTGGCGCAAAAGAGCCGCCAAAACAAGGTGCTGGAGATCCAGGCGTGGATCCTCGAGCAGCGCCAGAAAGTCCTGGGCAAGGCCAACCTCAACCGTGTGCTGCTGCTCGAAGCCTTGCTCGCCCGCTGGGTGCAGCTGCCGGGCATGCGCTGATTCCAACGTTCAATTCATGTGTGTCTGTTGCCATGCTCGTAGATTCCCATTGCCACCTCGACCGTCTTGACCTGAGCGCCCACCAGGGCTCCCTCGATGCCGCACTGCAAGCGGCGCGCGAGCGTGGGGTGGGGCATTTCCTGTGCATCGGCGTAAGCGCCGAGAACGCCGGCGCGGTGAAGGCGCTCAGCGAGCGCTACGCCGACGTGGACTGCTCGGTGGGCGTGCATCCGCTCGACCTGGCGCCGGGCGAGACGCCGGCCTTGGAGTGGCTGTTGCGCGAGCTTGCCCACCCGCATGTGGTGGCCATTGGCGAGACTGGGCTGGACTATCACTACGAGCCGGAGGCCGCCGAGTTGCAGCAGGCCTCGTTCCGCCTGCACCTGGAGGCCTCGCGCCAGACCGGTAAGCCGGTGATCGTGCACACCCGTGCGGCGCGCGCCGACACCCTGGCGCTGCTGCGCGAGGCGAGCCTGCCCCAGGCCGGGGTGCTGCACTGTTTCACCGAGGACTGGGACATGGCCAAGGCGGCGCTGGACCTGGGCTACTACATCTCGCTGTCGGGCATCGTTACCTTCCGCAATGCCGATGCACTGCGCGATGTGGCCAGGCAGGTACCGGTCGACCGCTTGCTGGTGGAGACCGACTCGCCGTACCTGGCGCCGATTCCGCACCGTGGCAAGCCGAACCTGCCGCAATACGTGCGGGAAGTGGCCGAGTATGTGGCGTCGTTGCGCGGGGTGAGCTACGAACAGTTGGCCGAGCAGACCACCGGCAACTTCAAGCGCCTGTTCCCGTTGGCTCGAGTGGCCTGAGGTGGAGTGCTTGTGCATGGCTCGAAACTGGTGTCGTTGTTGAGATCGAGCGCCGCCCGCGCGGCGCTCGACCTGAAGCGCGCGAGAAAACCATTGGCAAGCACCCGCGCCCTCGACCCGGGCAAAAAAAACCCGGGTTCTGGGGGGGGAATCCGGGTTAAGACCATTAGGAGTAAAACAAAGGCACACGGTCCCTGGGCACCTTTATCGGCGCGCCACTTGGGGGGGATGCGCCGCGCCAACACTTCAAGTATTGGCCAGGATTGGCGCGCTGCCAGCGTACGCTGATCGTTTTTTAAACAGATTTGGAATACGTCTTGATTCCATAGCGCATTCATTGCATTGCAATGTGGCGGACCTGGCGCAATGCTTCGTCGATCAGGCGTTGATCGGTATAGAAGTGTGGGGAAAAACGCACACCTGGGCCGCGTACCGCGCAAATCACCCCATCAGCGCTGAGCGCTCGATAAATGTCGGCATTGGCGTGGCCCGCCAGGCTGAATGTGACAATGCCCGCCCGTCGCCCGGGGTCACTCGGACTGTGTATTCGCACACCGGGCAGGGCCGCGAGCCCTTCGTGCAACTGCTCCACGCGCAGTGCCAGTTGTTCGGTGACCACGGCCATGCCTACTTCCTCCAGCAGTGACAAGCTGGCCTCCAGTACACAGGCGCCTAGCATGTTCGGGCTGCCGGGCTCGAAGCGCCTGGCGCTGCGGGCCGGCTGCCAGTCGCGGCGCTCGAAATCGCCCAGGTGTTCGAGCATGTGCCAGCCATAGGCGTTCAGCTTGAGCTGCTTGCGCAGGTCTCCACGGCAG
This genomic stretch from Pseudomonas entomophila harbors:
- the mltG gene encoding endolytic transglycosylase MltG; translation: MRRKFLLLLEMSLILAGLAFGWAAWKVGSVLEQPLQVEQERLLEVPSGTTPNRMFYRMQSEGLLDDAVWLRLYWRFNMAGTALHTGEYRLNPGMTVGQLFDAWQRGDVVQYNLTLVEGWTFRQVRAAVARHEKIKHTLDGLSDSEVMDKLGHTGVFPEGRFFPDTYRFVRGMSDVELLQQAYMRLDEVLAKEWAERTTDLPYRDPYQALIMASLVEKETGIPQERGQIAGVFVRRMRLGMMLQTDPTVIYGMGERYNGKITRADLREPTPYNTYTMTGLPPTPIAMVGREAIHAALNPSDGSSLYFVARGDGSHVFSDDLDDHNSAVREFQLKRRADYRSSPAPQGQPPASESMAPEPEGVESAPADEPAASADQSVPADAPAPDKQ
- the tmk gene encoding dTMP kinase, which produces MSGLFITLEGPEGAGKSTNREYLAARLREQGVDVVMTREPGGTPLAERIRELLLAPSEETMAVDTELLLMFAARAQHLAQVIRPALARGAVVLCDRFTDATYAYQGGGRGLPVARIAILESFVQGELRPDLTLVFDLPVEVGLARAAARGRLDRFEQEGQAFFEAVRQAYLQRAGQQPQRYSLLDAAQPLEAVQRAIDALLPGILERCRG
- a CDS encoding DNA polymerase III subunit delta' — translated: MAEAYPWQQALWQQLAGRAQHAHAYLLHGPQGIGKRALAERLMARLLCQQPQGLDACGQCKACLLLKAGSHPDNFVLEPEEADKPIKIDQVRELVSFVVQTAQQGGRKVVLIEPVEAMNINASNALLKSLEEPSGDTVLLLVSHQPSRLLPTIKSRCQQVACPQPSLAQSRAWLAGALADNSEEEREELLTLAAGSPLMAVSLQAQGVREQRALVTEGVKKLLKQQQSPSQLAEAWNAVPLLLLFDWFCDWSHLILRYQLTQDEEGLGLADMRKVLQYLAQKSRQNKVLEIQAWILEQRQKVLGKANLNRVLLLEALLARWVQLPGMR
- a CDS encoding TatD family hydrolase, with the protein product MLVDSHCHLDRLDLSAHQGSLDAALQAARERGVGHFLCIGVSAENAGAVKALSERYADVDCSVGVHPLDLAPGETPALEWLLRELAHPHVVAIGETGLDYHYEPEAAELQQASFRLHLEASRQTGKPVIVHTRAARADTLALLREASLPQAGVLHCFTEDWDMAKAALDLGYYISLSGIVTFRNADALRDVARQVPVDRLLVETDSPYLAPIPHRGKPNLPQYVREVAEYVASLRGVSYEQLAEQTTGNFKRLFPLARVA